Proteins encoded in a region of the Terriglobales bacterium genome:
- a CDS encoding sigma-54 dependent transcriptional regulator gives MAVAGATFSTDRSSPVPPDSVLFGSTRAMQAVRERVQKIASANLPVLIQGESGTGKDIIARIIHNLSAWCNGPWVKVNCPAIPGTLLESELFGYEKGAFTGAYGSKPGRVELANRGTLFLDEISELDYSLQSKLLQLLQDGQFCSIGAQEDKKVEVRVVCATNRVLENEVEAGRFRQDLFYRINVVNIQMPPLRERAVDIPVLVHYFLELYNEKYNSRARTPSSQLLTQLQHYHWPGNIRELENLMRRYSILGTEEAITSELLPRKQEMFDDDFPVDGPISLKKVTRQAVLELERKIIFKVLQANHWNRKRAARALNISYRALLYKIRDVGLPAIRGRSRVEITPPAPPEV, from the coding sequence ATGGCAGTAGCTGGAGCCACTTTTTCAACCGATCGCTCGTCGCCGGTGCCTCCGGATTCGGTCCTGTTTGGCAGTACCCGCGCCATGCAGGCGGTACGCGAACGCGTACAAAAAATCGCCAGCGCCAACCTCCCCGTCCTCATTCAAGGGGAGAGCGGCACCGGCAAGGACATCATCGCGCGTATCATCCACAACCTGTCCGCCTGGTGCAATGGCCCCTGGGTGAAAGTGAACTGTCCTGCTATCCCCGGCACCTTGCTGGAGAGCGAACTGTTCGGCTACGAAAAGGGAGCATTCACCGGAGCTTATGGCTCCAAGCCGGGGCGCGTCGAACTCGCCAACCGCGGCACTCTGTTCTTGGACGAAATCTCCGAACTCGACTACAGCCTGCAATCCAAGCTGCTCCAGTTGCTGCAGGACGGACAGTTTTGCAGCATCGGCGCGCAAGAGGACAAGAAGGTTGAAGTCCGCGTCGTCTGCGCAACCAACCGGGTTCTGGAGAACGAAGTGGAAGCCGGGCGCTTCCGCCAGGACCTCTTCTATCGCATCAACGTCGTCAACATTCAAATGCCGCCGTTGCGCGAGCGCGCCGTCGACATCCCCGTGCTGGTGCATTACTTTCTCGAACTCTACAACGAAAAATACAACTCCCGTGCCCGTACGCCTTCGTCGCAGCTGCTTACCCAGCTCCAGCACTACCACTGGCCGGGTAATATCCGCGAGCTGGAGAACCTGATGCGCCGTTACTCCATCCTCGGTACCGAGGAGGCGATCACCTCCGAATTATTGCCGCGCAAGCAAGAGATGTTCGACGACGATTTCCCCGTCGACGGACCGATCTCGCTGAAAAAGGTCACGCGCCAGGCGGTGTTGGAGCTGGAACGTAAGATCATCTTCAAAGTCCTGCAGGCGAACCATTGGAACCGTAAGCGTGCCGCCCGGGCCTTGAACATTAGTTATCGCGCCCTGCTCTACAAGATCCGCGATGTCGGACTACCGGCCATCCGCGGACGTAGCCGCGTCGAAATAACGCCGCCTGCGCCGCCCGAAGTCTAA
- a CDS encoding PilZ domain-containing protein encodes MQKPPSERRKHQRLPLSIPVFVRGVDQDGKEFLEFATALNISAGGILLATRRSLPRSANLSLEIPVAPLPPNTVSPQSVRSLKAKLVRITHGERCHLLGLKFHRPLHETAKGKIASA; translated from the coding sequence ATGCAGAAGCCACCCTCCGAGCGACGGAAGCATCAGCGTTTGCCATTATCGATCCCCGTTTTTGTCCGCGGCGTCGATCAGGATGGCAAAGAGTTTCTGGAATTTGCTACCGCTCTCAACATCAGCGCCGGAGGTATTTTGTTGGCAACCAGGCGCAGTTTGCCGCGTTCCGCCAATCTGTCCCTGGAAATTCCTGTAGCTCCTCTTCCCCCCAATACCGTCTCCCCCCAATCAGTACGTAGCCTTAAAGCCAAGCTGGTTCGTATTACCCATGGCGAGCGCTGCCATCTGCTTGGCCTCAAGTTTCATCGCCCCCTGCATGAAACAGCAAAAGGGAAAATTGCTTCCGCATAG